The following proteins come from a genomic window of Micromonospora echinofusca:
- a CDS encoding holo-ACP synthase, giving the protein MIVAVGIDVVLVERFAKALARTPLLADRLFTEAERRTRSGNPRSPESLAARFAAKEAVAKALGAPAGLSWHDCEIVPDPDGRPWLTVSGTVAAAATERGVNRWHLSLSHDGGIASAMVVAER; this is encoded by the coding sequence GTGATCGTCGCTGTCGGCATCGACGTCGTCCTCGTCGAGCGGTTCGCCAAGGCACTGGCACGCACACCGCTGCTCGCCGACCGGCTCTTCACGGAGGCCGAGCGCCGCACGCGCTCGGGCAACCCGCGCTCGCCCGAGTCCCTGGCGGCCCGCTTCGCCGCCAAGGAGGCGGTCGCCAAGGCGCTCGGCGCACCGGCAGGCCTGAGCTGGCACGACTGCGAGATCGTGCCGGACCCGGACGGCCGGCCCTGGCTGACCGTCTCCGGCACGGTCGCGGCGGCGGCCACCGAACGCGGGGTCAACCGCTGGCATCTCTCGTTGTCGCACGACGGCGGGATCGCCTCGGCGATGGTGGTCGCGGAACGGTGA
- a CDS encoding alpha/beta hydrolase, with amino-acid sequence MTAPAPPASGPAARASAPAARAGHPAHPARPDPPAPPTPPTRPAHPADRAAVVGHRAADVSYRQLWAADPDAWRAAGAAWRGLTEPVAHRAGELAAGAAVLRGGWSGGAADAADARLAALRGELTAVRPALIEADQVLAEFAARLGVAKARLAAAVAHAEAAGLLVDRQGRVTAGPARAPATARPGTGRTDTGAAGAGGSSAGGTGAGVSGGSGSGGAGGSGTGPAGAGAAIRAALELAGAADREAAARLGALADGARVAWADVPPPGRPAPGADPATVRAWWAGLTPAQRRWLVAYEPGLVGRLDGVPVAARDQANRLLLGARREELLAARRRLLERVPRGPVELAGLARVGKSLAGLDALAARLAGDEQPRAYLLGLGTAGEGRAVVALGNPDRSARVLTYVPGMTAGLHDVPGELGRAARVLSRCGALDSGQEAAAVLWLDYDAPDFLHEAAWPGQARDAGPALHRFQEGLRATHDDPPGRQTVLGHSYGSLVVGTAARDHGLAADALVFVGSPGVGVAHAGELGLPPGQVWASTAPDDVIRWARSPDELARRALLGASPVGPAIGALLGAPERELWFGQDPSHPGFGGRTFPSGRHGHTGYWEAGNPALDGMARVVLGR; translated from the coding sequence GTGACCGCCCCGGCACCCCCGGCGTCGGGTCCGGCGGCCCGGGCATCGGCTCCGGCGGCCCGGGCCGGGCACCCGGCGCACCCGGCGCGCCCGGACCCTCCGGCACCCCCGACGCCTCCGACGCGCCCGGCGCACCCCGCCGACCGGGCGGCGGTCGTCGGCCACCGGGCGGCGGACGTCTCCTACCGGCAGCTGTGGGCGGCCGATCCCGACGCGTGGCGGGCCGCCGGGGCCGCCTGGCGGGGGCTGACCGAGCCGGTGGCCCACCGGGCCGGCGAGCTGGCCGCTGGCGCGGCGGTGCTGCGGGGCGGCTGGTCGGGTGGGGCGGCCGACGCCGCCGACGCCCGGCTGGCGGCGCTGCGCGGTGAGCTGACGGCCGTCCGCCCCGCCCTGATCGAGGCCGACCAGGTGTTGGCGGAGTTCGCCGCCCGGCTGGGCGTCGCCAAGGCCCGGCTCGCCGCCGCCGTGGCCCACGCCGAGGCGGCCGGGCTGCTGGTGGACCGTCAGGGCCGGGTCACCGCCGGCCCCGCCCGCGCCCCGGCGACCGCCCGTCCCGGGACGGGCCGGACCGACACGGGCGCAGCCGGCGCGGGCGGGTCCAGCGCGGGCGGAACCGGTGCAGGCGTATCCGGTGGGTCCGGCTCGGGCGGAGCGGGCGGATCCGGGACGGGCCCGGCCGGGGCGGGGGCGGCGATCCGGGCGGCGCTGGAACTGGCCGGTGCGGCCGACCGGGAGGCCGCGGCCCGGCTGGGCGCGCTGGCCGACGGCGCCCGCGTGGCATGGGCCGACGTGCCGCCGCCCGGTCGCCCGGCACCCGGCGCCGACCCGGCCACGGTTCGGGCGTGGTGGGCGGGGCTCACCCCGGCGCAGCGCCGGTGGCTGGTCGCGTACGAGCCGGGGCTGGTCGGCCGCCTCGACGGGGTGCCGGTGGCCGCCCGGGACCAGGCCAACCGGTTGCTCCTCGGGGCGCGCCGGGAGGAGTTGCTGGCCGCGCGGCGACGGCTGCTGGAGCGGGTGCCGCGCGGGCCGGTCGAGCTGGCCGGGCTGGCGCGCGTCGGGAAGTCCCTGGCGGGGCTGGACGCGCTGGCCGCCCGCCTGGCCGGCGACGAGCAGCCCCGGGCCTACCTGCTGGGGCTGGGCACGGCCGGTGAGGGGCGGGCGGTGGTGGCGCTGGGAAACCCGGACCGGTCGGCCCGGGTGCTGACCTACGTGCCGGGGATGACCGCCGGCCTGCACGACGTGCCCGGCGAGCTGGGTCGGGCGGCCCGGGTGCTGTCCCGCTGCGGCGCGCTCGACTCCGGGCAGGAGGCCGCCGCCGTGCTCTGGCTGGACTACGACGCACCCGACTTCCTGCACGAGGCGGCCTGGCCGGGCCAGGCCCGGGACGCCGGCCCGGCGCTGCACCGCTTCCAGGAGGGGCTGCGGGCGACCCACGACGACCCACCGGGCCGGCAGACCGTGCTCGGGCACAGCTACGGCTCGCTGGTGGTCGGCACGGCCGCCCGCGACCATGGGCTGGCCGCCGACGCGCTGGTCTTCGTCGGCTCGCCCGGGGTGGGCGTCGCGCACGCGGGCGAGCTGGGCCTGCCACCCGGGCAGGTCTGGGCGAGCACCGCGCCGGACGACGTGATCCGGTGGGCCCGGTCCCCGGACGAGTTGGCCCGCCGGGCCCTGCTGGGCGCGTCGCCGGTCGGCCCGGCGATCGGGGCACTGCTCGGCGCGCCGGAGCGGGAGCTGTGGTTCGGGCAGGATCCGTCCCACCCGGGCTTCGGCGGGCGTACGTTCCCCAGCGGCCGGCACGGGCACACCGGCTACTGGGAGGCGGGCAACCCGGCCCTCGACGGGATGGCCCGGGTGGTGCTCGGCCGGTGA
- a CDS encoding type VII secretion target — protein MTEGPLTVRPGVLRRAAHGLDDDAYRLGHGLAGASGLVVPAPEWSAGAALTGLESAVHAWLGGLGARAAHTARAVRAAAEAYETVDDRAAGRLTALSR, from the coding sequence ATGACCGAGGGGCCGTTGACCGTACGACCCGGCGTGCTGCGCCGGGCCGCGCACGGGCTCGACGACGACGCGTACCGGCTGGGGCACGGGCTGGCCGGGGCGTCCGGGCTGGTGGTGCCGGCCCCGGAGTGGTCGGCCGGGGCGGCGTTGACCGGGCTGGAGTCGGCCGTGCACGCCTGGCTCGGCGGACTCGGCGCCCGGGCGGCCCACACGGCCAGGGCGGTCCGGGCGGCCGCCGAGGCGTACGAGACGGTGGACGACCGGGCGGCCGGCCGGCTCACCGCGCTGTCCCGGTGA
- the tsaE gene encoding tRNA (adenosine(37)-N6)-threonylcarbamoyltransferase complex ATPase subunit type 1 TsaE, with amino-acid sequence MSHVVKLPTVEDTHEFGRRLAGLLRAGDLLLLTGPLGAGKTALTRGIGAGLGVLGDVTSPTFVIARVHRPDPARGGTVALVHADAYRLGDAADPRAEIDDLDLDASVDESVTVVEWGEGLVEQLVDAHLRVRVDRRDDDTRVVELEPVGDDWAQRLAALG; translated from the coding sequence GTGAGTCACGTCGTGAAGCTGCCGACGGTCGAGGACACCCACGAGTTCGGGCGGCGGCTGGCCGGGCTGCTGCGCGCCGGCGACCTGCTGCTGCTGACCGGGCCGCTCGGCGCCGGCAAGACCGCGCTGACCCGGGGCATCGGGGCCGGGCTCGGCGTGCTCGGGGACGTCACCTCGCCCACCTTCGTGATCGCCCGGGTGCACCGGCCCGACCCGGCCCGGGGCGGCACGGTGGCGCTGGTGCACGCCGACGCGTACCGGCTGGGGGACGCCGCCGACCCGCGCGCCGAGATCGACGACCTCGACCTGGACGCCTCGGTGGACGAGTCGGTGACCGTGGTGGAGTGGGGCGAGGGACTGGTCGAGCAGCTCGTCGACGCCCACCTGCGGGTACGCGTCGACCGCCGCGACGACGACACCCGGGTGGTCGAGCTGGAGCCGGTGGGCGACGACTGGGCACAGCGCCTGGCCGCCCTCGGGTGA
- a CDS encoding NAD(P)H-hydrate dehydratase: MRQVWRVADVRTAEAGLMATLPAGTLMKRAAAGLARRCALLLAERGGVYAARVLLLVGSGDNGGDALYAGAHLARRGAAVSALLLTPGRAHAEGLAALRAAGGRTVDRPPGTVDLVLDGIVGIGGRGGLRDTADQLAASLVRHRGRDGAPAAVVAVDVPSGVAVDTGHVPLTASGRPSAVRADVTVTFGGLKPALVVGPAAVLAGEVELVDIGLEPWLRGSPALGVTEWSDVADWWPRLGPASEKYTRGVVGVATGSATYPGAAVLSVAGALAGPTGLVRYAGSARADVLRRHPSVIATGRVADAGRVQAWVCGSGLGTGEEAARELRAVLAAPVPVVLDADALTLLVDGSLADRLRRRDAPIVVTPHDREFTRLCGEEPGADRVGATLRLAAWMNAVVLLKGDRTVIGTPDGRAYVNPTGTSALATGGTGDVLAGLLGALLAAGLPPERAAAAAAYLHGLAGREAARGGPVTAPDVADALRPVLARLR; the protein is encoded by the coding sequence ATGAGACAGGTGTGGCGGGTCGCGGACGTACGCACGGCGGAGGCGGGCCTGATGGCCACGCTCCCCGCCGGGACGCTGATGAAGCGGGCGGCCGCCGGGCTGGCCCGCCGCTGCGCCCTGTTGCTCGCCGAGCGGGGCGGCGTCTACGCCGCGCGGGTGCTGCTGCTGGTCGGCTCCGGCGACAACGGCGGCGACGCGCTCTACGCCGGCGCGCACCTGGCCCGGCGGGGCGCGGCCGTGTCGGCGCTGCTGCTGACCCCCGGCCGGGCGCACGCGGAGGGGCTGGCCGCGCTGCGGGCCGCGGGCGGGCGGACCGTCGACCGGCCGCCGGGGACCGTCGACCTGGTGCTGGACGGCATCGTCGGCATCGGCGGGCGCGGCGGGCTGCGCGACACCGCCGACCAGCTCGCCGCCAGCCTCGTGCGGCACCGCGGCCGCGACGGCGCCCCCGCCGCGGTCGTCGCCGTGGACGTGCCCAGCGGGGTGGCGGTCGACACCGGCCACGTGCCGCTGACCGCCTCCGGCCGCCCCAGCGCCGTACGGGCCGACGTGACGGTGACGTTCGGCGGGCTGAAGCCCGCGCTGGTGGTGGGCCCGGCCGCCGTACTCGCCGGCGAGGTGGAGCTGGTCGACATCGGGCTCGAGCCGTGGCTGCGGGGCAGCCCGGCGCTGGGCGTCACCGAGTGGTCGGACGTCGCCGACTGGTGGCCCCGGCTCGGCCCGGCCTCCGAGAAGTACACCCGGGGCGTGGTGGGCGTCGCGACCGGCTCGGCGACCTACCCCGGCGCGGCCGTGCTCTCGGTCGCGGGCGCGCTGGCCGGCCCGACGGGTCTGGTCCGCTACGCCGGCTCGGCACGGGCCGACGTGCTGCGCCGGCACCCGTCGGTGATCGCGACCGGTCGGGTCGCCGACGCCGGACGGGTACAGGCGTGGGTCTGCGGCTCCGGCCTGGGCACCGGCGAGGAGGCGGCCCGGGAGCTGCGGGCGGTGCTCGCCGCCCCGGTGCCGGTGGTGCTCGACGCCGACGCGCTGACCCTGCTGGTCGACGGCTCGCTCGCCGACCGGTTGCGCAGGCGGGACGCCCCGATCGTGGTCACCCCGCACGACCGGGAGTTCACCCGGCTCTGTGGGGAGGAACCGGGCGCCGACCGGGTGGGCGCGACGCTGCGGCTGGCCGCCTGGATGAACGCGGTGGTGCTGCTCAAGGGCGACCGCACGGTGATCGGCACGCCGGACGGCCGGGCGTACGTCAACCCGACCGGCACCTCCGCGCTGGCCACCGGGGGCACGGGCGACGTCCTGGCCGGGCTGCTCGGCGCGCTGCTCGCGGCCGGGCTGCCTCCGGAGCGGGCGGCGGCCGCCGCCGCGTACCTGCACGGGCTGGCGGGACGGGAGGCGGCCCGGGGCGGTCCGGTGACGGCGCCCGACGTGGCCGACGCCCTGCGCCCGGTCCTCGCCCGACTGCGCTGA
- a CDS encoding alpha/beta fold hydrolase — protein sequence MTSRSRIPLPRTGHARAAVGALAAVGVAAAGLAAGVATERALVRKLKADPADPYAGEVFGDQWHDESFRLEMPDGTDIHVEVVEPTRPVPGNPTVVLVHGFCLDMGTFHFQRKLLAERGEHRIVAYDQPGHGRSGRLETGEYDLTALGRTLREVIDRTAPEGPLVLVGHSMGGMTIMAFAELFPELFGDRVVGTVLMATSGGLLAETKLVAPALLGRVGAPVLHMVGNVTRYGGPVIDRARRSTTNVAWLLTRKYGFGTRHPSAALVSYVETMNSRTSADTVTRYLRTLATHSRFPALAALADTPVLVVVGDKDMITPVTHSEEIVRRLPHAEFVKISDSGHVVMLEHADEVDAALVRFLEAL from the coding sequence GTGACGTCCCGCTCCCGCATCCCGCTGCCGCGTACCGGGCACGCCAGGGCGGCCGTCGGCGCCCTGGCCGCCGTAGGGGTCGCCGCCGCCGGGCTCGCGGCCGGCGTCGCCACCGAACGTGCCCTGGTCCGCAAGCTCAAGGCCGACCCCGCCGACCCGTACGCGGGCGAGGTCTTCGGCGACCAGTGGCACGACGAGTCCTTCCGGCTGGAGATGCCCGACGGCACCGACATCCACGTCGAGGTGGTGGAGCCGACCCGGCCCGTGCCCGGCAACCCGACCGTGGTGCTGGTGCACGGCTTCTGCCTCGACATGGGCACCTTCCACTTCCAGCGCAAGCTGCTCGCCGAGCGGGGCGAGCACCGGATCGTCGCGTACGACCAGCCCGGGCACGGCCGGTCCGGGCGGCTGGAGACCGGCGAGTACGACCTCACCGCGCTCGGCCGGACGCTGCGCGAGGTGATCGACCGGACCGCCCCGGAGGGGCCGCTGGTGCTGGTCGGCCACTCGATGGGTGGGATGACCATCATGGCGTTCGCCGAGCTGTTTCCGGAGCTGTTCGGCGACCGGGTCGTGGGCACCGTACTGATGGCCACCTCGGGCGGCCTGCTCGCCGAGACCAAGCTGGTGGCGCCCGCCCTGCTCGGCCGGGTCGGCGCGCCGGTGCTGCACATGGTCGGCAACGTCACCCGCTACGGCGGCCCCGTGATCGACCGGGCGCGCCGCTCCACCACCAACGTGGCCTGGCTGCTCACCCGCAAGTACGGCTTCGGCACCCGCCACCCCAGCGCGGCCCTGGTGTCGTACGTCGAGACGATGAACTCCCGCACGTCCGCCGACACGGTGACGCGCTACCTGCGGACGCTGGCCACGCACTCCCGGTTCCCGGCGCTCGCCGCGCTGGCGGACACCCCCGTGCTGGTGGTCGTCGGCGACAAGGACATGATCACCCCCGTGACGCACTCCGAGGAGATCGTCCGGCGGCTGCCGCACGCCGAGTTCGTCAAGATCTCCGACAGTGGGCACGTGGTGATGCTGGAGCACGCCGACGAGGTCGACGCGGCGCTGGTCCGGTTCCTGGAGGCGCTGTGA
- the alr gene encoding alanine racemase, with amino-acid sequence MWQAEVRVDLDAIRENVSRLRSGTGAELMAVVKADGYGHGMVPAARAALDAGADWLGVCTLDEALTLRRAGLDVPVLAWLLAPGLPLHEGVAAGVDLGVASLPQLAEMVEAGRAAGRPARLHLKIDTGLARGGATVADWPALLDAAAKAQADGLVEVVGVWSHFVYADSPGHPTIDRQLAVFHEGIGMAEQAGLRPRYRHLANSAATLTRPDTHFDLVRPGLAVYGLSPVAGERYGLRPAMTARARVMLTKRVPAGSGVSYGHTYTTEREANLAVVPLGYADGVPRHASNSGPVQLGGKRRTISGRVCMDQFVLDCGDDPVAAGDVVTLFGDGADGGPTADDWAEAAGTINYEIVTRFGGTRVSRVYDGERP; translated from the coding sequence ATGTGGCAGGCCGAGGTGCGCGTGGACCTGGACGCGATCCGCGAGAACGTGAGCCGGCTGAGGTCCGGCACCGGCGCCGAGCTGATGGCGGTGGTGAAGGCCGACGGCTACGGCCACGGCATGGTCCCGGCCGCCCGCGCCGCCCTCGACGCCGGAGCCGACTGGCTCGGGGTCTGCACGCTGGACGAGGCGCTCACGCTGCGCCGGGCCGGGCTCGACGTGCCCGTGCTGGCCTGGCTCCTCGCGCCGGGGCTGCCGCTGCACGAGGGCGTCGCCGCCGGGGTCGACCTCGGCGTCGCCAGCCTGCCCCAGCTCGCCGAGATGGTCGAGGCGGGCCGCGCCGCCGGCCGGCCGGCCCGGCTGCACCTCAAGATCGACACCGGCCTGGCCCGGGGCGGCGCGACCGTCGCCGACTGGCCGGCCCTGCTCGACGCCGCCGCCAAGGCACAGGCCGACGGCCTGGTCGAGGTGGTCGGGGTGTGGAGCCACTTCGTGTACGCGGACTCGCCCGGCCACCCGACCATCGACCGCCAGCTCGCCGTCTTCCACGAGGGGATCGGCATGGCCGAGCAGGCCGGCCTGCGGCCGCGCTACCGGCACCTGGCCAACTCGGCCGCCACCCTCACCCGGCCCGACACCCACTTCGACCTGGTCCGCCCCGGGCTGGCCGTCTACGGTCTCTCCCCCGTGGCCGGCGAGCGCTACGGGCTGCGCCCGGCGATGACCGCCCGGGCCCGGGTGATGCTGACCAAGCGCGTCCCCGCCGGCTCCGGCGTCTCGTACGGGCACACCTACACCACCGAGCGGGAGGCGAACCTCGCGGTGGTGCCGCTCGGCTACGCCGACGGGGTGCCCCGGCACGCCTCGAACAGCGGCCCGGTGCAGCTCGGCGGCAAGCGTCGGACGATCTCGGGTCGGGTCTGCATGGACCAGTTCGTGCTCGACTGCGGCGACGACCCGGTGGCCGCCGGCGACGTCGTCACCCTCTTCGGCGACGGCGCCGACGGCGGGCCCACCGCCGACGACTGGGCCGAGGCGGCCGGCACGATCAACTACGAGATCGTCACCCGGTTCGGCGGCACCCGCGTGTCCCGCGTCTACGACGGCGAGCGCCCGTGA